A genomic region of Streptomyces rimosus contains the following coding sequences:
- the iolB gene encoding 5-deoxy-glucuronate isomerase, with protein sequence MTNELRNTTDFHLKAGAAADGPYELVIAPETAGWGYSSLRVLRLPPGGSHTFETGDSEWIVLPLSGGCTVTADGGAPFELAGRKDVFSGVTDFAYVPRDAEVEIGSAAGGRFALTGARCTRRLPARYGPASEVPVELRGTGSCSRQVNNFGAAGVFECDKLIAVEVLTPGGNWSSYPPHKHDECRPGEESELEEIYYFEIASAHGTEGLGYQRVSPSGNGRGTDVLAEVRSGDAVLIPDGWHGPSVAAPGHAMYYLNVMAGPGEERAWLICDHPDHGWIRGTWPDQPVDPRLPLYEAPAGDPR encoded by the coding sequence ATGACGAACGAGCTGAGGAACACCACCGACTTCCACCTCAAGGCCGGTGCCGCGGCCGACGGGCCGTACGAACTGGTCATCGCGCCGGAGACGGCGGGCTGGGGCTATTCGTCCCTGCGCGTGCTGCGGCTGCCACCCGGCGGGAGCCACACCTTCGAAACCGGCGACAGCGAGTGGATCGTGCTGCCGCTGAGCGGCGGCTGTACGGTCACTGCCGACGGCGGCGCACCCTTCGAACTGGCCGGGCGCAAGGACGTGTTCAGCGGGGTCACGGATTTCGCGTACGTACCGAGAGACGCCGAGGTGGAGATCGGCAGCGCGGCCGGCGGCCGGTTCGCGCTGACCGGCGCCCGCTGCACGCGCCGGCTGCCCGCCCGCTACGGCCCCGCGAGCGAGGTGCCCGTGGAACTGCGCGGTACGGGCTCCTGCTCGCGCCAGGTCAACAACTTCGGCGCGGCCGGCGTCTTCGAGTGCGACAAGCTCATCGCCGTCGAAGTGCTCACGCCCGGCGGCAACTGGTCCTCGTATCCGCCTCATAAACACGACGAGTGCCGGCCCGGTGAGGAGAGCGAGCTGGAGGAGATCTACTACTTCGAGATCGCCTCAGCGCACGGCACCGAAGGGCTCGGCTACCAGCGCGTGTCGCCGTCCGGCAACGGCCGCGGCACGGACGTCCTCGCCGAAGTCCGCAGCGGCGACGCCGTCCTGATCCCCGACGGCTGGCACGGCCCGTCCGTCGCCGCGCCGGGACACGCCATGTACTACCTCAACGTGATGGCGGGGCCGGGCGAGGAGCGCGCCTGGCTGATCTGCGACCACCCCGACCACGGCTGGATCCGCGGCACCTGGCCCGACCAGCCCGTGGACCCCCGTCTGCCCCTCTACGAAGCCCCCGCGGGAGACCCACGATGA